In the genome of Pempheris klunzingeri isolate RE-2024b chromosome 3, fPemKlu1.hap1, whole genome shotgun sequence, one region contains:
- the tbc1d9 gene encoding TBC1 domain family member 9: protein MWVSPEDVLLAGALWITERANPYFILQKRKGHGDGGGGLAGLLVGTLDVVLDSSARMAPYRILYQTPDSLVYWTIAHGTSRKEITEHWEWLEHNLLQTLSIFENENDITTFVKGKVQGIIAEYNKNHECKEDDDTDKFKEASAKFRKLFGMPDEEKLVNYYSCSYWKGKVPRQGWLYLSINHLCFYSYLLGKEAKLVVRWADITQLEKSATLLLPDVIKVSTRNNEHVFSVFLNINETFKLAEQLANIAMRQLLDNKGFEQDRSLPKLKKKSPKKVSALKRDLDARAKSERYRALFRLPKDEKLDGHTDCTLWTPFNKMHILGQMFVSTNYICFTSKEETLCSLIIPLREVTIVEKADSSNVLPSPLSISTKNRMTFLFANLKDRDFLVQRISDFLQQTTSKIYLERELTGSLNSSDDEVYSQHGSLLSSSPQHSLGSESERTFNLNDSSVPTATQALMTMYRRRSPEEFNPKLAKEFLKEQAWKNHFAEYGQGVCMYRTEKTKELVLKGIPESMRGELWLLFSGAINEMATHPGYYEDLVEKSMGKYNLATEEIERDLHRSLPEHPAFQNEMGIAALRRVLTAYAFRNPNIGYCQAMNIVTSVLLLYAKEEEAFWLLVALCERMLPDYYNTRVVGALVDQGVFEELAREYVPQLYDCMQDLGVISTISLSWFLTLFLSVMPFESAVVVVDCFFYDGIKVIFQLALSVLHANIHQLLGCKDDGEAMTVLGRYLDSVTNKDSTLPPIPHLHSLLTDNGEPHPEVDIFKLVRSSYEKFGSIRADVIEQMRFKQRLRVIQTIEDTTKRNVVRTIVTETAFSIDELEELYVLFKAEHLTSCYWGSNSNPTERHDPSLPYLEQYRINVEQFKGLFNLLFPWANGAHSDPLALRFFRLLDQNGDALINFREFISGLGVLYHEDLTEKLKLLYKMHVLPEISHEQEEPDSAFEATQYFFEDITPETSVGHDSKCRSERDDGFVRVTFKTEKVKKLNTPEYRHYLKLWNQETKPKLENTKDLPKLNQSQFIELCKTLYSMFSEDVAEQELYHATATVTSLLLEMGEVGKLFSSSSGRKDHNMEGKSEPSMCGREASDPTAIQGAVSDDVFQQRDQSGAFVPAGLENKLHPCEEGKVDDGSEQLPPMQDIKLEDSSPKDTGTSSAMLISDDETKDDTSMSSYSVLSAGSHELDEKLQCEDIADDTVLVRSDNSSNSERGNRPHGCGAPDRGLPHSTSIDKDWAITFEQFLASVLTEQALVHYFEKPVEVAARIANAKNVRKVGRPLLSTSDYEISLSG from the exons GGCATCATTGCAGAGTACAACAAGAACCATGAATGCAAAGAGGACGACGACACAGATAAGTTCAAGGAGGCCAGCGCCAAGTTTCGGAAGCTGTTCGGTATGCCGGACGAGGAGAAGCTGGTCAACTATTACTCCTGCAGCTACTGGAAGGGCAAAGTGCCACGACAAGGATGGCTCTACCTCAGCATCAACCACCTCTGCTTCTACTCCTACTTACTGGGAAAAGAAG CCAAACTGGTGGTGCGTTGGGCAGACATCACCCAGCTGGAGAAGAGCGCCACCCTCCTGCTACCCGACGTGATCAAGGTGAGCACCCGCAACAATGAGCATGTTTTCTCCGTCTTCCTGAACATCAACGAGACCTTTAAGCTGGCAGAGCAGCTGGCCAACATCGCCATGCGGCAGCTCCTGGACAACAAAGGCTTCGAGCAAGATCGCTCGCTGCCCAAGCTCAAGAAGAAGTCGCCCAAGAAGGTGTCGGCACTCAAGAG GGATTTGGATGCTAGAGCTAAGAGTGAGCGTTACCGAGCGCTCTTCCGTCTGCCTAAAGATGAAAAACTGGACGGACACACAGACTGCACCCTGTGGACCCCCTTTAACAAGATGCACATCCTGGGACAGATGTTTGTTTCTACCAACTACATCTGCTTCACCAGCAAGGAAGAAACACTGTGTAGCCTCATCATCCCGCTACGAGAG GTGACCATTGTGGAGAAGGCAGACAGCTCTAACGTGTTGCCCAGCCCGCTCTCCATCAGCACCAAGAATCGAATGACTTTCCTGTTTGCTAACCTGAAGGACAGAGACTTCCTTGTCCAGAGGATTTCTGACTTCCTGCAGCAGACGACCTCCAAGATCTACCTAGAGAGGGAACTTACCGGCAGCTTAAACAGCTCTGACGACGAG GTTTACTCCCAGCACGGGTCCCTGCTCTCCAGCAGCCCACAGCACAGTCTTGGCTCAGAAAGCGAGCGCACGTTCAACCTGAACGACAGCAGCGTGCCCACGGCCACACAAGCCCTCATGACCATGTACCGCCGCCGCTCACCTGAGGAGTTCAATCCCAAGCTG GCGAAGGAGTTCCTGAAGGAGCAGGCGTGGAAGAACCACTTTGCAGAGTATGGACAGGGAGTGTGTATGTACCGCACCGAGAAGACGAAGGAGCTGGTCCTCAAGGGGATTCCTGAGAGCATGAGAGGAGAGCTCTGGCTGCTCTTCTCTG GGGCAATCAACGAGATGGCCACCCACCCCGGATACTACGAAGACCTGGTGGAGAAGTCGATGGGCAAGTACAACCTGGCAACAGAGGAGATAGAGCGAGACCTGCACCGCTCACTCCCTGAGCACCCGGCCTTTCAGAATGAGATGGGCATCGCTGCCCTCCGCAGGGTCCTCACAGCCTACGCCTTCAGAAACCCCAACATTGGATACtgtcag GCTATGAATATTGTAACATCTGTGTTGCTTCTCTACGCCAAAGAAGAAGAGGCTTTTTGGCTGCTTGTGGCGCTCTGTGAGAGGATGCTGCCCGACTACTACAACACAAGGGTCGTAG GAGCCCTAGTGGACCAGGGGGTGTTCGAGGAGCTTGCCCGCGAGTACGTTCCTCAGCTGTATGACTGCATGCAGGACCTCGGGGTCATCTccactatctctctctcctggttCCTCACCCTCTTCTTGTCCGTCATGCCGTTTGAGAGcgcagtggtggtggtggactGCTTCTTCTACGACGGCATCAAGGTCATCTTTCAGCTAGCGCTCTCCGTGCTGCACGCCAACATCCACCAGCTGCTGGGCTGCAAGGATGACGGGGAGGCCATGACGGTGCTCGGCAG ATACTTGGACAGCGTGACCAATAAGGACAGCACCCTCCCTCCCATCCCCCACCTGCACTCCTTACTGACAGACAATGGAGAACCACATCCAGAAGTCGACATCTTCAAACTTGTCCGCAGCTCCTACGAG AAATTTGGTTCTATCCGAGCAGATGTGATTGAACAGATGCGTTTCAAACAGAGACTGCGGGTCATCCAAACCATTGAAGATACAACTAAACGCAACGTG gtcaGAACTATTGTAACAGAGACTGCCTTCAGTATTGATGAGTTGGAGGAGCTCTATGTGCTCTTCAAG gCGGAGCACCTGACCAGCTGTTACTGGGGCAGCAACAGCAACCCCACAGAGCGTCATGACCCAAGCCTGCCCTACCTGGAGCAGTACCGCATCAACGTGGAGCAGTTCAAAGGCCTGTTCAACCTGCTGTTCCCCTGGGCCAACGGAGCCCACTCAGACCCCCTGGCTTTGCGCTTCTTCCGTCTCCTCGACCAAAACGGGGACGCGCTCATCAATTTTCGGGAGTTCATCAGTGGTCTTG gtgtTCTGTATCATGAAGACCTGACCGAGAAGCTGAAGCTCCTCTACAAGATGCACGTTTTACccg AAATCAGCCATGAACAGGAAGAGCCAGACTCTGCCTTCGAGGCCACTCAGTACTTCTTTGAGGACATCACCCCGGAAACGTCAGTCG GTCATGACTCAAAGTGCAGAAGTGAGAGGGACGATGGCTTTGTCAGAGTTACATTTAAGACTGAAAAAG TGAAGAAATTGAACACTCCTGAATATCGCCATTACCTAAAACTGTGGAACCAGGAAACAAAACCGAAGctagaaaacacaaaagaccTCCCCAAGCTGAATCAG agCCAGTTTATCGAGCTTTGCAAGACCTTGTACAGCATGTTCAGCGAGGATGTGGCAGAACAGGAGCTCTATCACGCCACAGCAACAGTCACcagtctgctgctggaaatgggAGAGGTGGGCAagctcttctcctcctcctctggcagaAAGGACCACAACATGGAGGGGAAATCAGAGCCCAGcatgtgtgggagagaggccTCAGATCCCACAGCCATCCAGGGGGCCGTGTCTGACGATGTGTTCCAGCAGCGGGACCAGAGTGGCGCCTTCGTCCCCGCAGGTCTGGAGAATAAGCTGCACCCCTGTGAGGAGGGGAAAGTGGACGACGGGAGCGAGCAGCTGCCACCTATGCAAGACATCAAGCTGGAGGACTCGTCTCCCAAAGACACGGGCACATCATCGGCCATGCTTATCTCGGACGACGAGACCAAAGATGACACCTCAATGTCATCTTACTCGGTGCTCAGCGCGGGCTCCCATGAGCTTGATGAAAAGCTGCAGTGTGAGGACATTGCAGACGACACAGTGCTGGTGCGGAGCGACAACAGCTCCAACAGTGAAAGGGGAAACCGGCCTCACGGCTGTGGGGCCCCCGACAGAGGGCTGCCACACAGCACCAGCATTGATAAAGACTGGGCCATCACGTTTGAGCAGTTCCTGGCCTCTGTGCTCACCGAACAGGCGCTGGTGCATTATTTTGAGAAGCCAGTGGAGGTGGCAGCTCGTATAGCCAACGCCAAGAATGTGCGTAAGGTTGGGCGCCCCCTGCTGTCTACAAGTGACTATGAGATCTCTCTATCTGGCtga
- the ucp1 gene encoding mitochondrial brown fat uncoupling protein 1, which translates to MVGLKPSDVPPPLGVKMASAGAAACVADLVTFPLDTAKVRLQIQGEKMAVGGIRYKGVFGTISTMIRTEGPRSLYNGLVAGLQRQLCFASIRIGLYDNVKSFYTGGKDNPSVLIRILAGCTTGAMAVSFAQPTDVVKVRFQAQMNLDGVARRYSGTMQAYKHIFQNEGLRGLWKGTLPNITRNALVNCTELVTYDLIKESILRHNLMSDNLPCHFVSAFGAGFVTTVIASPVDVVKTRYMNSPPGQYRSAINCSWTMLTKEGPTAFYKGFVPSFLRLGSWNVVMFVSFEQIKRAMMVTKKKMETTN; encoded by the exons ATGGTGGGACTTAAACCCTCAGATGTTCCCCCTCCACTGGGGGTGAAGATGGCAAGTGCTGGGGCAGCAGCCTGTGTGGCCGACTTAGTCACATTTCCTCTGGACACAGCCAAAGTCAGACTACAG ATTCAGGGAGAGAAGATGGCAGTGGGAGGCATCCGCTACAAGGGGGTGTTTGGGACGATCAGCACCATGATCCGAACAGAGGGGCCCAGGTCTCTGTACAACGGGCTGGTAGCAGGGCTGCAGAGACAATTGTGCTTCGCCTCCATCAGAATCGGCCTCTACGACAATGTCAAATCTTTCTACACCGGTGGCAAAGACA ACCCTAGTGTACTGATTCGTATCCTGGCTGGCTGCACTACAGGCGCCATGGCAGTGTCCTTTGCACAGCCCACTGATGTGGTCAAGGTTCGATTCCAGGCCCAGATGAATCTGGATGGTGTAGCTCGTCGCTACAGTGGCACTATGCAGGCCTATAAACACATCTTCCAGAATGAGGGCTTACGTGGACTCTGGAAAG GCACACTACCCAACATCACAAGAAATGCGCTGGTCAACTGCACAGAGCTGGTTACATACGATCTGATAAAGGAAAGCATTCTTAGGCACAACCTAATGTCAG ACAATCTGCCTTGCCACTTTGTATCTGCATTTGGCGCCGGCTTTGTTACCACAGTAATCGCCTCCCCAGTAGATGTGGTCAAAACTAGGTACATGAACTCACCACCAGGCCAGTACAGGAGCGCTATCAACTGTTCCTGGACCATGCTGACGAAAGAGGGGCCGACGGCTTTTTACAAAGG atttgtGCCTTCGTTTCTGAGGTTGGGATCATGGAACGTTGTGATGTTTGTCTCGTTCGAACAAATCAAGAGAGCCATGATGGTCACAAAGAAGAAGATGGAAACCACAAACTGA
- the elmod2 gene encoding ELMO domain-containing protein 2, with product MFGYIWQYVYTSFLRYWLKWFIRQATGTCELQRICSGHKPGATRTTKAEYSLRSSKNKVLSGALETSKDKLEQCVDQIMKVKNVKPQKDPLFKESLHICLLQITGHSSLYICVENLRKEAFSSENQEHEAMLLKLWDLLMPTVKLESRITKQWGDIGFQGDDPKTDFRGMGMLGLVNLVFFSENYTEEARQVLSHANHPKLGYSYAIVGINLTEMAYSLLKSGALKPHFYNTVMGTPELWHFHQLYCYLAYEFDKFWVAEEPESIMQFNQYREKFHSIVKTHLQDPDASLTLTIRPKN from the exons ATGTTTGGGTATATCTGGCAGTATGTGTACACATCCTTCCTGAGATACTGGCTGAAGTGGTTCATCAGACAGGCAACGGGGACATGTGAGCTGCAGCGAATATGCTCCGGACACAAGCCTGGGGCAACAAGGACAACAAAAGCAG AATATTCTCTCCGGTCATCGAAGAACAAG gtttTAAGTGGAGCTTTGGAAACCAGCAAAGATAAATTGGAGCAATGTGTTGATCAAATTATGAAAGTGAAGAATGTCAAACCGCAGAAAGATCCACT GTTCAAGGAAAGCCTTCACATCTGTCTGTTACAGATAACAGGACACAGCAGCCTGTATATATGTGTGGAAAACCTGAGAAAGGAAGCCTTCAGCTCGGAGAACCAAGAACACGAGGCCATGCTGTTGAAG CTGTGGGACCTGTTGATGCCAACAGTCAAGCTGGAGTCGAGGATAACCAAACAGTGGGGAGACATCGGATTCCAAGGAGATGACCCCAAGACTGACTTCAGAGGAATGGGCATGCTGGGCCTCGTCAACCTTGT ttttttcagtgaaaactaCACAGAGGAGGCTCGTCAGGTGTTGTCTCATGCAAACCATCCAAAACTGGG GTATTCATACGCCATCGTTGGGATCAACCTGACAGAAATGGCCTACAGCCTCCTGAAGAGTGGTGCTTTGAAACCCCATTTCTACAACACAGTAATGGGCACACCTGAGCTCTGGCATTTTCATCAACTATACT gTTATCTGGCATATGAATTTGATAAATTCTGGGTGGCAGAAGAACCAGAAAGCATCATGCAGTTCAATCAGTACAGAGAAAAATTCCACAGCATAGTCAAGACACATCTACAGGACCCTGATGCATCCCTCACATTGACTATCCGTCCTAAAAACTAA